A segment of the Bombus huntii isolate Logan2020A chromosome 9, iyBomHunt1.1, whole genome shotgun sequence genome:
TTAGGACCAACTATTACGTTAGATACTTTAGTAGAAACTCTACTTATTAGCATAGGGTCTTTATCCGGTGTCAAAAGATTGGAAATCCTGTGCAGTTTCGCTTGTTTAGGtgttattgtaaattatatcGTTTTTATGACATTTTATCCTGCATGTTTATCACTTATTCTCGAGGTAATTTTTAGATTTCTGTGCTAATtgttaaaatagttttatgAATTGTACATTCTACCTCgtactattattatatttcagcTTTCTCGTGAAACTAATGCTATGAAACCGTTAACTGCCGATAAGATTTTTATAATGCATCCATTAAACGAAGAGGATCAAAAGCCGAATCCGGTAGTAGAACGCGTTAAATTGATTATGATTGCTGGCCTATTTGTGGTACACGCTAACAGGTATtgcatttttgttttattttctgttttccATAATATATACGAGTCGTGTTTCCGTTTGAAATGAACTTTATGTTTTATACATCAGATAACAATAGAAAGAAAACTGACAAAAGTTATCAGAAATCTGCCCCATAcgatatgtatttttttttacttgaGCATATTTCTTGTTTGACAGTTTCCTTATTCTTAACTTCCACAGGTCAGGTTCAACTTATTACACAGTAGCATAAATATACATTTGATTCATATTCAATGAATTGCAGAGAAGGAGATAGTATCTCTACGAGGTTTGGGTTTCTTTATCTCCTCGTATGTTAAGTTAGGAAACAGTGTATAACACTTCTGTGTCGAGTTAAAGATGatgataattattaatatctttataGTAAATTCAAGTGTTATCAAAATAGTACATAAAAATAGCGGCAGGTTAATCTATGTACATTATTGTATGTGGGAagatacaataaaattagataattcATAAGCTTAGGAAGTTACATCAATGTAATCGttgacataaaatatttatttattttagtcGCTGGTCTTTCAGAAGTGACAAAAGCGAACCTACTGTAGAAAGAGAAGTATCTTCCGCGAATTCACATGTCGTAGTGAATTCTTATAACAAGACAGAGAATTCATTCGAAGTGaagaattatttaatgaaTTGGTTGTCAGTCAGTGCTGATAATATCGTGATATTGATACTCCTTCTTGCGCTCGcagttaaatttattttcttcgaaGATAAAGGAGACATCGCTAAACAATTACGATCCAAAGTAGAAGACGATACAGAAGAAAAGGTTGAAAATGAATGTgtgaaaggaaaagaaaatgaaagtgAAGATGTGAATGTGCTTAGCATCAAGCTGCCATTTAAGCAAAACTTTAGTAGAATGCAAAGtatctcttttctttctaacATACATAATTGGAGCGATGACAAGGAAGACCAAATAGACGAAAAACAATGTAATATAGATAAGCGGGACGATAAAAATCTGCCTCCAAAATCGAAAGTTCCTAGGTCCTTAAAAGAATGTCTCGAAATATACAAATCTGATGTAAGTAAAGGtattataagtatatatatcccaatttatttttgaaaatatcgttaatttatatttaatttttaaatatattgttaaatTCATAGCTTGGAGCAAGTGGGCTAACGGACGaggaaataattcaattagTGAAGAATAAGCATATAGCCGCGTATCAGTTAGAGAAAGCAGTTGGTGACATGGAGCGAGGTGTTGGAATCAGACGTCTTATAATTGGAGAGGCGGGAAAATTTCTCGATACTCTCCTCGATTTACCGTACAAAAATTATGATTATAGTAAAGTATTAGGATCCTGTTGTGagaacgttatagggtatgtGCCTGTACCGCTTGGAATTGCTGGCCCACTATTAGTTGATGGCGAATTATATCATATACCAATGGCTACAACAGAGGGATGTTTAGTAGCATCTACAAATCGTGGTAGTAGGGCATTGTTAAAATGCGGTGTAACAAGCCGCGTAGTTGCTGATGGAATGACTAGGGGACCGGTTGTGAGGTTTCCAAATATCGTTAGAGCAAGTGAAGCTATGGCATGGATGCAAGATCctcaaaatttcaaagaaatgaAGGAGAATTTTGATTTAACTAGCAGATTTGCAAGGTTGACGAAGATTCACATACGCATTGCTGGCAGGCATTTGTTTATTCGTTTTGTGGCTACTACTGGTGACGCTATGGGTATGAATATGTTGTCTAAGGGTACTGAAAAGTCATTGAACACggtaaaggaacatttccccGACATGGAAATATTATCGTTAAGCGGTAATTTTTGCACGGATAAAAAACCAGCAGCAGTAAATTGGATTCAAGGTAGAGGTAAAAGTGTTGTTTGTGAAGCAGTGGTCCCTGCAGATATTGTTACTAATGTGCTGAAAACATCGGTTCACGCATTAGTTGATGTgaatataagtaaaaatatgATTGGGTCCGCCATAGCTGGCAGCGTAGGTGGTTTTAATGCGCACGCTGCAAATATTGTAACCGCAATTTTTATCGCTACGGGTCAAGATCCTGCACAAAATGTTGGAAGTAGCAATTGTATGACTTTAATGGAACCATGGGGAGCAGATGGTTCAGATCTGTATGTATCCTGTACAATGCCCAGCATAGAAATTGGTACTATTGGAGGTGGAACTGGTCTTCCTGCACAAGGAGCATGTTTGGCTATGTTAGGTGTTCAAGGTGCACATACTGATCAACCTGGTGAAAATGCTAGCAGATTAGCTAGAATAATATGTGCCACAGTACTTGCCGGCGAATTATCATTAATGGCTGCTCTTACAGCTGGTCATTTAGTCAAAAGTCATCTTAGGCACAACAGGTATgtctataaataaaataatggaaagccctaaaagaataatataaaatgaataaataaaacgaaattttatttcagatcATCTACCGCAGTAACAAATGCGATAAGTACTCCCCAAGATACTACAGGAATTAAACTGTCTGTGCCAAATATGTTACTGCCTGTACAAAATGTATGTAAGGAGTTCATAGAGAAGTCTTAACATTAATGCTATATAAATGAATTCATCTTAATC
Coding sequences within it:
- the LOC126869449 gene encoding 3-hydroxy-3-methylglutaryl-coenzyme A reductase; this translates as MLTHLFEIHGRFCAGHPLEVIVTTFTLTACILNMETGSGYPRDSRTLPLALHCRPGRCNLDDLNAADIIVMTIIRCLAILFTYHQFRNLQKLGSKYILGIAGLFTVFSSVVFTSSVMNFGRSDISDLKDALFFFLLVIDLSKAAVLAQLALSSRNKEEVRANIARGMSLLGPTITLDTLVETLLISIGSLSGVKRLEILCSFACLGVIVNYIVFMTFYPACLSLILELSRETNAMKPLTADKIFIMHPLNEEDQKPNPVVERVKLIMIAGLFVVHANSRWSFRSDKSEPTVEREVSSANSHVVVNSYNKTENSFEVKNYLMNWLSVSADNIVILILLLALAVKFIFFEDKGDIAKQLRSKVEDDTEEKVENECVKGKENESEDVNVLSIKLPFKQNFSRMQSISFLSNIHNWSDDKEDQIDEKQCNIDKRDDKNLPPKSKVPRSLKECLEIYKSDLGASGLTDEEIIQLVKNKHIAAYQLEKAVGDMERGVGIRRLIIGEAGKFLDTLLDLPYKNYDYSKVLGSCCENVIGYVPVPLGIAGPLLVDGELYHIPMATTEGCLVASTNRGSRALLKCGVTSRVVADGMTRGPVVRFPNIVRASEAMAWMQDPQNFKEMKENFDLTSRFARLTKIHIRIAGRHLFIRFVATTGDAMGMNMLSKGTEKSLNTVKEHFPDMEILSLSGNFCTDKKPAAVNWIQGRGKSVVCEAVVPADIVTNVLKTSVHALVDVNISKNMIGSAIAGSVGGFNAHAANIVTAIFIATGQDPAQNVGSSNCMTLMEPWGADGSDLYVSCTMPSIEIGTIGGGTGLPAQGACLAMLGVQGAHTDQPGENASRLARIICATVLAGELSLMAALTAGHLVKSHLRHNRSSTAVTNAISTPQDTTGIKLSVPNMLLPVQNVCKEFIEKS